A region from the Mya arenaria isolate MELC-2E11 chromosome 2, ASM2691426v1 genome encodes:
- the LOC128224653 gene encoding uncharacterized protein LOC128224653 isoform X1, which yields MFGKMADVIVKLFKGLMWIVLITLSVQTVVSAEKKCVQTVCDVKGGYCCAGNLNSTAAVKPCCCTSDPTRGFSIFCSRSNHSSVTLAWDWIVLIVGVVLIIVGVVGYLIYRRRRRAYASI from the exons ATGTTTGGTAAAATGGCTGACGTTATTGTAAAGTTATTTAAAGGTTTAATGTGGATTGTCCTGATTACTTTAAGTGTGCAAACTGTTGTCTCG GCAGAGAAGAAATGTGTACAGACAGTATGCG ATGTAAAGGGCGGTTATTGTTGCGCTGGTAATCTGAATTCTACAGCCGCAGTTAAACCGTGTTGCTGCACGTCAGATCCAACCAGAGGTTTCTCCATATTCTGTTCACGTTCTAACCATTCATCAGTCACATTGGCCTGGG aTTGGATTGTGCTCATCGTGGGTGTTGTTTTGATCATCGTTGGTGTTGTGGGATACCTCATCTACAGAAGACGAAGACGTGCCTATGCTTCCATATAG